The DNA segment CCTATGATTGCCTCCTGAGCTATCTCACCGCAGACAGTCGCCTACTCGATATCAGTTGTGGGCCAGGCAGTATCAGCCGCTATCTGATCGCGAAGGAACCTAAATTAACGGTTTTTGGTATCGACCTCGCCCCGCAAATGATTGCGCTCGCGAAACAAAATGTCCCCTCGGGTCACTTTGAGATCATGGACTGCCGTCATCTTCATAAGCTTATTGACCGAAACATGCCGCCGTTTGATCTTATCGCCTGCGGCTTTGCGCTACCTTACTTATCCCAAACGGATCTGGTCGCGTTTTTTGCGCATCTTCGCGCCCTGATTGCGCCGCAGGGAATAGTGTATCTCAGCACCATGGAAGGTGAAGATAGCCGTTCTGGTTTACAAACTGGTAGCACTGGCGACAGTGTCTATGTGCATTACCATCAATATGATTTTATTGAACAACAACTTGAAGCCAATGGTTTTCAGATACGAGATGTCAAGCGCCAGCTCTTTCCAACACCTGAGGGAACAACGACTACAACCGATCTCTTTATTCTGGCGCAAGCGGGTGATTAAGCTTAATTAGCCCTAAACCGAGCAAACACTTAACCCATTGCAATCATTAATGATTCACTCACAACCGCCCTATTAGCCGATAAGGCCTATCAATATTGCGTTAATCATCTATAGGTAAAAATGCTTCACCTTTGTGTTGAACCGCAGCCCTTTACTGCACAAAATAACATCACTTAGTTAGCCACAAAGCGTAAGAAGCTATCCAATCAAGGCACAGTTTGTTTCTCTTTGTCGGTTATGGGTAGATTTTTTGCTTATAAACTCGGCAAATAGGAGCATGACAGACTAGGCTTTTGTTGAAAGCCAATTCGGAGCGACTAAATAGCACACTAAACAATCAGCTAAAAATATAATGAATATCAGATGGATATAAAGAACATCATACTATATGTTAATAATAGGTTAATTCGACGACGCGTCTAAACCTCACTCCTACATATAGGTTTGATGAACCTGTGGTGTATAAGCAGATAGCACAGTGCCGTTGTGATGCTTTCTTGTTAATAACCAAATGATTAATAAAGGAATGACATTATGTTTTGGTGGAAAGTTAAATCAAATAACAGGGATGCGAACAGCCATTCATCAGGTTTTACAGCAGCCGAAACGCTTGAGAATGAACTGGCG comes from the Shewanella mangrovisoli genome and includes:
- a CDS encoding class I SAM-dependent methyltransferase, yielding MKAQVKDNYQITVATFDKYAKQYQDKYLEFAQYTQTYDCLLSYLTADSRLLDISCGPGSISRYLIAKEPKLTVFGIDLAPQMIALAKQNVPSGHFEIMDCRHLHKLIDRNMPPFDLIACGFALPYLSQTDLVAFFAHLRALIAPQGIVYLSTMEGEDSRSGLQTGSTGDSVYVHYHQYDFIEQQLEANGFQIRDVKRQLFPTPEGTTTTTDLFILAQAGD